The window GCCGAATCTGTTCAGTAGAAACTTGACTTGCCCGAGCATCTCGGGAAATTTCCCCAGCACCAGAAAAAAAGCCCGCAGCCAGTTCTCGCGTGTGGATCTGTCGCCCCTGCGGGCGAGGCGCACGACTTGCAGTGGATAGACCAGCAGCACAAGCAGCCCAAACCACCCCGCCACCAAACTCGCGATAACAGTTGCCAGCGGGACACCCAATCCCCAGAACCAGGCACGGCGTGACTCGCGCAACCAATGTTGCTCCGGTGCGGCCCCATGTAAAAATGCGCCCTCGGCAAAGGCATAACCACCGCGCAGGGTACGCTGCCACCATTGGCCGAACCGGGTCATGGTTGCATCATGCAAGGTCATTTCCTCGCCCAGACGCCAGACCTTCCAGCCATTCCCGCGCAGACGCACGCACAATTCAGGCTCTTCCCCGGCAATAAGTCCCGGTCGAAACCCGGATGCTTCGGCAAAGGCGTCGGCCCGCATCAGCGCATCGCCACCACATGCCTTGGCCTCGCCTACCGGCGTATCCCATTCGAAATCACACAGCAGGTTGTAAACCGAGTGCTGCGGAAAACGTTCACGGCGCCGTCCGCAGACCACCGCAACGTCAGGATGCTTATCAAGAAAGGCCTGCGCCCGGGGGAGCCAACCGCCGACAACCTCGCAATCACCGTCGACGAACTGCACATAACTCATCTGCGGCAATGAGCGTTTCAGGCAGGCAAATCCTTCATTGCGTGCACGCGCAGCCGTAAAGGGAATCGTCATATCCAACTCAACCACA of the Pseudomonas frederiksbergensis genome contains:
- a CDS encoding glycosyltransferase, whose amino-acid sequence is MVMGMGVVVIGRNEGLRLERCLTSLVGSAQKVVYVDSGSTDDSVQTALRLGVDVVELDMTIPFTAARARNEGFACLKRSLPQMSYVQFVDGDCEVVGGWLPRAQAFLDKHPDVAVVCGRRRERFPQHSVYNLLCDFEWDTPVGEAKACGGDALMRADAFAEASGFRPGLIAGEEPELCVRLRGNGWKVWRLGEEMTLHDATMTRFGQWWQRTLRGGYAFAEGAFLHGAAPEQHWLRESRRAWFWGLGVPLATVIASLVAGWFGLLVLLVYPLQVVRLARRGDRSTRENWLRAFFLVLGKFPEMLGQVKFLLNRFGASKTALIEYK